The following are encoded in a window of Nocardioides houyundeii genomic DNA:
- a CDS encoding DUF1028 domain-containing protein yields MTFSIVARSDDGQSWGVAVASKFLAVGSVVPAAVAGLGALATQADANVAYKGQALAHLDEGATAQVALDRLLAEDEGREDRQVGIVGLDGDAATYTGRHCHEWAGGRTGPGFAVQGNILAGPEVVEAMTRAWQEDTSAPFARRLLAALAAGDDAGGDRRGRQSAALLVVRDGAGYAGRDDLAVDLRVDDHTDPLAELARLLDLHQLHLTASTAAERVSVDPGLLGELEERAQSLGHDRFAAWVASENYEMRVAPGLAPEWIDVQVLEILRNATTTQGVQG; encoded by the coding sequence ATGACCTTCTCCATCGTCGCAAGATCCGACGACGGCCAGTCCTGGGGCGTGGCCGTGGCGTCGAAGTTCCTGGCCGTCGGGTCGGTCGTGCCGGCCGCCGTGGCCGGCCTGGGGGCCCTGGCCACCCAGGCCGACGCCAACGTGGCCTACAAGGGCCAGGCACTGGCCCACCTGGACGAGGGAGCCACCGCCCAGGTGGCCCTCGACCGGCTGCTGGCCGAGGACGAGGGCCGCGAGGACCGGCAGGTCGGCATCGTCGGTCTGGACGGCGACGCCGCGACGTACACCGGGCGGCACTGCCACGAGTGGGCCGGCGGCCGCACCGGCCCCGGGTTCGCGGTCCAGGGCAACATCCTGGCCGGCCCCGAGGTGGTCGAGGCGATGACCCGGGCCTGGCAGGAGGACACCTCCGCCCCGTTCGCCCGGCGGCTGCTCGCGGCACTGGCCGCCGGGGACGATGCCGGCGGCGACCGCAGGGGACGACAGTCCGCGGCGCTGCTGGTGGTCCGGGACGGAGCCGGGTACGCCGGCCGGGACGACCTGGCCGTCGACCTCCGCGTCGACGACCACACCGACCCCCTGGCCGAGCTGGCGCGGCTGCTGGACCTCCACCAGCTCCACCTCACCGCCTCCACCGCCGCGGAGCGGGTCAGCGTCGACCCGGGGCTGCTGGGCGAGCTGGAGGAGCGTGCCCAGTCGCTGGGGCACGACCGGTTCGCCGCCTGGGTGGCGTCGGAGAACTACGAGATGCGGGTCGCCCCGGGGTTGGCACCGGAGTGGATCGACGTCCAGGTCCTGGAGATCCTGCGCAACGCCACGACGACCCAGGGGGTACAGGGATGA
- a CDS encoding threonine aldolase family protein: MTNLIDLRSDTLTRPTPDMRAAMARAEVGDDVYGEDPTVRALEERVAGLFGHEDALFTPTGSMANVLAVRTLVGPGEEVLCESSAHIARAELGAHAAYTGLTMRTWSHPRGGVDLPAVERMFAPDMGPFFVRTKAVSVENTHNFAGGTVLPLADLDALHAFTSAQGIGLHVDGARIWNAHVATGTPLSAYGARAEVMAVCLSKGLGAPVGSLVVGSAEAMAESRVWRKRMGGGMRQVGILAAAGLHALDHHVERLAEDHEHARLLAEACGVDPEQVETNIVVLERSDAAELVEAASAEGIRISTVGPRTVRLVTHLGIDREDAQRAATVLAKLTS, encoded by the coding sequence GTGACGAACCTCATCGACCTGCGCTCCGACACCCTGACCCGCCCCACTCCCGACATGCGTGCCGCGATGGCACGCGCCGAGGTCGGCGACGACGTCTACGGCGAGGACCCGACGGTCCGCGCCCTGGAGGAGCGGGTGGCGGGGCTGTTCGGCCACGAGGACGCCCTGTTCACCCCGACCGGGTCGATGGCCAACGTGCTCGCCGTCCGCACCCTGGTGGGGCCGGGGGAGGAGGTGCTGTGCGAGTCGTCGGCGCACATCGCCCGCGCCGAGCTGGGGGCGCACGCCGCCTACACCGGGCTCACGATGCGCACCTGGAGCCACCCCCGCGGCGGGGTCGACCTGCCGGCCGTGGAGCGGATGTTCGCCCCCGACATGGGGCCGTTCTTCGTGCGCACCAAGGCGGTCTCGGTGGAGAACACCCACAACTTCGCCGGTGGCACCGTGCTCCCGCTGGCGGACCTGGACGCGCTGCATGCCTTCACCAGCGCACAGGGGATCGGACTGCACGTCGACGGGGCCCGGATCTGGAACGCCCACGTGGCCACCGGCACCCCGCTCTCCGCGTACGGCGCCCGCGCCGAGGTGATGGCGGTCTGCCTCTCCAAGGGGCTGGGGGCCCCGGTGGGCTCGCTGGTGGTCGGCTCGGCCGAGGCGATGGCGGAGTCCCGGGTGTGGCGCAAGCGGATGGGCGGCGGCATGCGGCAGGTGGGGATCCTGGCCGCGGCCGGCCTGCACGCCCTGGACCACCACGTGGAGAGGCTCGCCGAGGACCACGAGCACGCGCGCCTGCTGGCCGAGGCCTGCGGGGTGGACCCGGAGCAGGTGGAGACCAACATCGTGGTCCTGGAGAGGAGCGACGCCGCCGAGCTCGTCGAGGCCGCCTCGGCGGAGGGGATCAGGATCTCCACCGTGGGTCCCCGGACCGTCCGACTCGTGACCCACCTCGGGATCGATCGGGAGGACGCCCAGCGGGCGGCGACGGTGCTCGCCAAGCTCACGAGCTGA
- a CDS encoding flavin reductase family protein yields the protein MTIHTTHPFASEEPDRDPVRRLRGRLGGVVTLWTAGDAQGRAGLTVSSVMVAGGEPGRVLGLLDPDSDLVEVLQRTRAAVVHLLRWEHRDLADAFAGVAPAPGGPFRTGVFVADTDGPRLESATTWARVEIESLVEVGWSLLVTATITAAEIGDEDDPLMHRRGRYRRVGGPGGPAAD from the coding sequence ATGACCATCCACACCACGCATCCGTTCGCGTCCGAGGAACCGGATCGAGACCCCGTCCGCCGGCTGCGCGGCCGGCTCGGCGGCGTGGTCACGCTCTGGACCGCCGGCGACGCGCAGGGCCGTGCCGGGCTGACGGTCTCCTCGGTGATGGTCGCGGGTGGCGAGCCGGGTCGGGTGCTGGGCCTGCTCGACCCGGACTCCGACCTCGTCGAGGTGCTGCAGCGCACCCGGGCGGCCGTCGTACACCTGCTGCGGTGGGAGCACCGCGACCTCGCCGACGCCTTCGCCGGCGTGGCGCCGGCGCCCGGAGGGCCCTTCCGGACCGGGGTGTTCGTCGCGGACACCGACGGACCCCGACTGGAGTCGGCCACCACCTGGGCCCGGGTCGAGATCGAGAGCCTCGTCGAGGTGGGCTGGTCCCTGCTCGTCACGGCCACCATCACGGCTGCGGAGATCGGCGACGAGGACGACCCGCTAATGCACCGCCGCGGCCGGTATCGGCGCGTGGGCGGGCCGGGCGGGCCCGCGGCGGACTAG
- a CDS encoding class II 3-deoxy-7-phosphoheptulonate synthase has protein sequence MGPAQQPTYGDRAALDRAVARLRKSPPLVFAGECDDLMTKLAAVSRGEAFLLQGGDCAETFDGVTADNVRNKLRVLLQMAVVLTYAASVPVVKLGRLAGQYAKPRSSDTETRDGLTLPAYRGDAVNGFPFTAEDREPDPQRLVDVYNSSAATLNLVRAFVTGGYADLRQVHTWNTDFVRDSLAGQRYETVASEIDRALTFMRAIGADPDEFHRVDFHSSHEALLLEYEQAMTRIDSRTQAPYDVSAHFLWIGERTRQISGAHVELLSHIRNPIGVKLGPTTTPDDALALAAKLNPDNEPGRLTFITRFGAHKIRDGLPTLVEKVDAAGVKVAWVCDPMHGNTFEASSGYKTRRFDDVIEEVQGFFDVHRSLGTWPGGVHVELTGDDVTECVGGGEALDEAGLSDRYESVCDPRLNRVQSLELSFLVAEMLRKA, from the coding sequence ATGGGCCCGGCCCAGCAGCCGACGTACGGCGACCGCGCCGCGCTCGACCGGGCGGTGGCCCGGCTCCGCAAGTCTCCGCCGCTGGTCTTCGCCGGTGAGTGCGACGACCTGATGACCAAGCTGGCCGCGGTCAGCCGGGGGGAGGCGTTCCTGCTCCAGGGTGGGGACTGCGCCGAGACCTTCGACGGCGTGACGGCCGACAACGTGCGCAACAAGCTGCGGGTGCTGCTGCAGATGGCGGTGGTGCTGACCTACGCGGCGTCGGTGCCGGTGGTCAAGCTGGGCCGGCTCGCGGGGCAGTACGCCAAGCCCCGGTCCTCCGACACCGAGACGCGGGACGGACTCACCCTGCCGGCCTACCGCGGGGATGCCGTCAACGGCTTCCCGTTCACCGCCGAGGACCGCGAGCCCGACCCCCAGCGACTGGTGGACGTCTACAACTCCTCCGCCGCCACGCTCAACCTGGTCCGCGCCTTCGTCACCGGCGGCTACGCCGACCTGCGCCAGGTGCACACCTGGAACACCGACTTCGTGCGCGACTCGCTGGCCGGCCAGCGCTACGAGACGGTGGCGAGCGAGATCGACCGCGCCCTGACCTTCATGCGGGCCATCGGTGCCGACCCCGACGAGTTCCACCGGGTCGACTTCCACTCCAGCCACGAGGCGCTGCTGCTGGAGTACGAGCAGGCCATGACCCGGATCGACAGCCGGACCCAGGCGCCGTACGACGTCTCGGCCCACTTCCTGTGGATCGGTGAGCGCACCCGCCAGATCTCCGGAGCGCACGTCGAGCTGCTGAGCCACATCCGCAACCCCATCGGCGTCAAGCTGGGCCCCACCACGACGCCGGACGACGCGCTGGCGCTGGCCGCCAAGCTCAACCCGGACAACGAGCCGGGGCGGCTGACGTTCATCACCCGCTTCGGTGCCCACAAGATCCGCGACGGCCTGCCGACGCTGGTGGAGAAGGTGGACGCGGCCGGCGTCAAGGTCGCCTGGGTCTGCGACCCGATGCACGGCAACACGTTCGAGGCGTCCTCGGGCTACAAGACGCGGCGCTTCGACGACGTGATCGAGGAGGTCCAGGGGTTCTTCGACGTGCACCGCTCGCTCGGCACCTGGCCGGGCGGGGTCCACGTGGAGCTCACCGGGGACGACGTGACCGAGTGCGTCGGCGGTGGGGAGGCCCTGGACGAGGCCGGCCTCAGTGACCGCTACGAGTCGGTGTGCGACCCCCGGCTCAACCGGGTGCAGTCCCTGGAGCTGTCGTTCCTGGTGGCGGAGATGCTGCGCAAGGCCTGA
- a CDS encoding GNAT family N-acetyltransferase has protein sequence MSWRPAGAADAFALAEVERVANLEALAHVFDPLRHPFPFDDVLARWALVLQDPEVRVEAVGGEQGLLACTAYDQENLRHLFVHPQRWGTGLGRDGVARAVAHIRGLGGTPHLWSLEENRRARGLYEHLGWCPTGVTREAVWPPHPVEMEYSLTWS, from the coding sequence GTGAGCTGGCGACCCGCGGGGGCGGCGGACGCGTTCGCACTGGCCGAGGTCGAGCGGGTCGCGAACCTGGAGGCGCTCGCGCACGTGTTCGATCCGCTGCGCCACCCGTTCCCCTTTGACGACGTGCTGGCCCGGTGGGCGCTGGTGCTCCAAGACCCCGAGGTCCGGGTGGAGGCGGTCGGGGGGGAGCAGGGCCTGCTGGCCTGCACGGCGTACGACCAGGAGAACCTGCGCCACCTGTTCGTGCATCCCCAGCGGTGGGGCACCGGTCTCGGACGCGACGGCGTGGCGCGGGCGGTGGCCCACATCCGAGGCCTCGGTGGGACCCCGCACCTGTGGAGCCTGGAGGAGAACCGCCGGGCCCGAGGGCTGTACGAGCACCTGGGATGGTGTCCCACCGGGGTCACCCGGGAGGCCGTCTGGCCCCCGCACCCTGTTGAGATGGAGTACAGCCTCACCTGGTCGTGA
- a CDS encoding pyrophosphate--fructose-6-phosphate 1-phosphotransferase: MSPTRVAILTAGGYAPCLSSAVGALIETWTRVSPETEILTYRHGYQGLLTGDSVVVDEDARRGASILHRFGGSPLGNSRVKLTNDADCRRRGLIGPDETALQVAADRLVADGVSVLHTIGGDDTNTAAADLAAYLKEHEVELTVVGLPKTIDNDIIPIRQSLGSQTAAEQAALFARNVLAEHGSSPRMLIVHEVMGRNCGWLTAAAARSYLDWHAEQDWLPSIGLTPERWNIHAVYVPELAIDLEAEAARLSAVMDEIGSVNIFLSEGAGVSDIVAELEAAGTTVARDAFGHVKLDTINPGKYFAEAFGSRIGAQKQMVQKSGYFSRSAPANATDLALIRQMAEVAVECAVRGESGVVGNDEERGDELRAVELSRIAGHKAFDVDQPWFTDMLSSIGQLP; this comes from the coding sequence ATGTCTCCCACCCGTGTCGCGATCCTGACCGCCGGCGGCTATGCGCCCTGCCTCTCCTCGGCCGTCGGTGCCCTGATCGAGACCTGGACCCGGGTCTCCCCGGAGACCGAGATCCTCACCTACCGGCACGGCTACCAGGGCCTGCTGACCGGGGACAGCGTCGTGGTCGACGAGGACGCCCGGCGCGGCGCCTCGATCCTGCACCGCTTCGGCGGCAGCCCCCTGGGCAACAGCAGGGTGAAGCTCACCAACGATGCCGACTGCCGCAGACGCGGGCTGATCGGCCCCGACGAGACGGCCCTCCAGGTGGCGGCCGACCGGCTGGTCGCCGACGGGGTCTCGGTGCTGCACACCATCGGCGGGGACGACACCAACACCGCAGCGGCCGACCTGGCGGCGTACCTGAAGGAGCACGAGGTCGAGCTCACCGTCGTGGGCCTGCCCAAGACGATCGACAACGACATCATCCCCATCCGGCAGAGCCTGGGGTCCCAGACCGCCGCGGAGCAGGCGGCGCTGTTCGCCCGCAACGTGCTCGCCGAGCACGGGTCCAGCCCCCGGATGCTCATCGTCCACGAGGTCATGGGCCGCAACTGCGGCTGGCTCACCGCGGCGGCGGCACGCTCCTACCTGGACTGGCACGCCGAGCAGGACTGGCTGCCGAGCATCGGTCTGACCCCCGAGCGCTGGAACATCCATGCCGTCTACGTGCCCGAGCTGGCGATCGACCTGGAGGCCGAGGCCGCCCGGCTCAGCGCGGTGATGGACGAGATCGGCTCGGTCAACATCTTCCTCTCCGAGGGCGCCGGCGTCTCCGACATCGTCGCCGAGCTCGAGGCCGCCGGCACCACGGTCGCCCGCGACGCCTTCGGCCACGTCAAGCTCGACACCATCAACCCCGGCAAGTACTTCGCCGAGGCGTTCGGGTCCCGGATCGGCGCCCAGAAGCAGATGGTGCAGAAGTCGGGCTACTTCTCCCGCTCGGCTCCGGCCAACGCGACGGACCTGGCGCTGATCCGCCAGATGGCCGAGGTCGCCGTCGAGTGCGCCGTGCGCGGCGAGTCCGGGGTCGTGGGGAACGACGAGGAACGGGGCGACGAGCTGCGGGCGGTCGAGCTGTCGCGGATCGCCGGGCACAAGGCGTTCGACGTCGACCAGCCGTGGTTCACCGACATGCTCTCCTCGATCGGACAGCTGCCCTGA
- a CDS encoding ATP-binding protein, with the protein MAVQAARADRATAAAEERARLARAVHDGVLQVLSLVQRRGAETGGEFGELARLAAEQESRLRSLIRAQDTLSEAVPASQAESRGALRDLSAALEALASSRVTVVTPGTPVPMPAPRVEALVGAVRACLDNVQLHVGLDAPAWVLLEHAGDEVTVSVRDEGPGIPPDRLEAAAREGRLGVASSIRGRLEELAGTASLHTGAQGTEWELTARLEEPR; encoded by the coding sequence ATGGCGGTCCAGGCCGCCCGCGCCGATCGGGCCACGGCCGCGGCCGAGGAGCGGGCCAGGCTCGCCCGGGCGGTGCACGACGGCGTGCTGCAGGTGCTCAGCCTGGTGCAGCGCCGCGGGGCCGAGACCGGTGGCGAGTTCGGTGAGCTGGCCCGGCTCGCGGCCGAGCAGGAGTCCCGGCTGCGCTCGCTGATCCGGGCCCAGGACACCCTGTCGGAGGCTGTCCCCGCGTCGCAGGCCGAGAGCCGCGGGGCCCTCAGGGACCTCTCCGCAGCCCTGGAGGCGCTGGCCTCGTCGCGGGTGACCGTGGTGACCCCCGGTACGCCGGTGCCGATGCCGGCACCGCGGGTCGAGGCACTGGTCGGTGCGGTGCGGGCCTGCCTGGACAACGTCCAGCTGCACGTCGGGCTCGACGCCCCGGCCTGGGTGCTGCTCGAGCACGCCGGAGACGAGGTCACCGTCAGCGTGCGGGACGAAGGGCCGGGCATCCCGCCCGACCGGCTCGAGGCGGCCGCGCGCGAGGGACGGCTGGGCGTGGCCTCCTCGATCAGGGGGCGTCTGGAGGAGCTCGCAGGGACCGCCTCGCTGCACACGGGCGCCCAGGGCACCGAATGGGAGCTGACCGCTCGGCTGGAGGAGCCCCGATGA
- a CDS encoding response regulator, with translation MVVDDHPMWRDAVERDLQAAGFDVVAVAATGAQAVARFAAARPQVVVLDLQIPEPNGVEVTRTVLEQDPGARVLILSASGEQNDVLEAVKAGATGYLVKSASREELISAVRRVAAGDTVFTPGLAGLVLGEFRRISDPRTVDGTPQLTDRETEVLRMVAKGMSYKQIAERLFISHRTVQNHVQNTLRKLQMHNRVELTRYAIEQGLDDPEEA, from the coding sequence ATGGTCGTCGACGACCACCCGATGTGGCGCGACGCCGTGGAGCGAGACCTGCAGGCGGCGGGCTTCGACGTGGTCGCCGTCGCGGCCACCGGCGCGCAGGCCGTGGCCCGGTTCGCCGCGGCTCGGCCCCAGGTGGTCGTGCTGGACCTGCAGATCCCCGAGCCCAACGGCGTCGAGGTGACCCGCACGGTGCTGGAGCAGGACCCGGGCGCCCGGGTGCTGATCCTGTCCGCCTCGGGGGAGCAGAACGACGTGCTGGAGGCCGTGAAGGCGGGAGCCACCGGCTACCTGGTGAAGTCGGCCTCGCGCGAGGAGCTGATCTCCGCGGTACGGCGGGTGGCGGCCGGGGACACCGTCTTCACCCCGGGACTCGCCGGGCTGGTGCTGGGCGAGTTCCGGCGGATCTCCGACCCCAGGACCGTGGACGGGACGCCCCAGCTGACCGACAGGGAGACCGAGGTGCTGCGGATGGTCGCGAAGGGGATGTCCTACAAGCAGATCGCCGAGCGGCTGTTCATCTCCCACCGCACCGTGCAGAACCATGTGCAGAACACCTTGCGCAAGCTGCAGATGCACAACCGGGTCGAGCTCACCAGGTACGCGATCGAGCAGGGCCTGGACGACCCCGAGGAGGCGTGA
- a CDS encoding APC family permease, with protein sequence MAETSAEPTTTSTGEPGLKRVMGPRLLLLFIVGDILGAGVYAVTGQMAAIVGGMVWLPFLLAFVVATLTALSYLELVTKYPQAAGAALYVHKAFGIHFITFLVAFAVVCSGITSASTSANVLAQNLTGGLVVNGWLDEAPSTTVIMLIAMAFMVLLALINLRGVGESVKFNVILTLVEMTALGIVILVGFWAMAQGEGDVGQVFTFETADDQGLFMAVTLATSIAFFAMVGFEDSVNMVEECQEPQKIFPRTMLTGLGIAVLIYMLVAVAVVTVLTPSELETINESEGRALLEVVSKGAPDFPIDRIFPFLAVFAVANTALINMLMASRLLYGLALQDVLPRVLGKVAPRTRAPWVGILFSTVLALGLLWYVARESDSPVVTQLSGTTALLLLAVFSVVNIACLVLRRDPASGFFKSPGLTPLLGAALALVLLVVPWNERDPLQYKIMLWLLGIGVVLWALTWLTNRGVRAKKTGFRDIEHLDHE encoded by the coding sequence ATGGCCGAGACAAGTGCCGAACCGACCACGACGTCCACCGGGGAGCCCGGGCTCAAGCGGGTGATGGGGCCGCGCCTGCTCCTGCTGTTCATCGTCGGCGACATCCTGGGGGCCGGCGTCTACGCGGTGACCGGGCAGATGGCCGCCATCGTCGGCGGCATGGTCTGGCTCCCGTTCCTGCTGGCCTTCGTCGTGGCGACCCTCACCGCGCTGTCCTACCTCGAGCTGGTCACGAAGTACCCCCAGGCGGCGGGGGCGGCGCTGTACGTCCACAAGGCCTTCGGCATCCACTTCATCACCTTCCTGGTGGCGTTCGCGGTGGTCTGCTCCGGCATCACCAGTGCCTCGACCTCGGCCAACGTGCTGGCCCAGAACCTCACCGGCGGCCTGGTGGTCAACGGGTGGCTGGACGAGGCTCCGAGCACCACGGTGATCATGCTCATCGCGATGGCCTTCATGGTGCTGCTGGCGCTGATCAACCTGCGTGGGGTGGGGGAGTCGGTCAAGTTCAACGTGATCCTCACCCTGGTGGAGATGACCGCGCTGGGCATCGTGATCCTGGTCGGCTTCTGGGCGATGGCCCAGGGGGAGGGCGACGTCGGGCAGGTCTTCACCTTCGAGACCGCCGACGACCAGGGCTTGTTCATGGCGGTCACTCTCGCCACCTCCATCGCGTTCTTCGCCATGGTGGGGTTCGAGGACTCCGTCAACATGGTGGAGGAGTGCCAGGAGCCCCAGAAGATCTTCCCGCGGACCATGCTCACCGGCCTGGGCATCGCGGTGCTCATCTACATGCTGGTGGCGGTCGCGGTGGTGACGGTGCTGACCCCCAGCGAGCTGGAGACGATCAACGAGTCAGAGGGTCGAGCGCTGCTCGAGGTCGTCAGCAAGGGGGCTCCTGACTTCCCCATCGACCGGATCTTCCCCTTCCTGGCCGTCTTCGCGGTGGCGAACACGGCACTGATCAACATGCTGATGGCCAGCCGCCTGCTCTACGGCCTGGCCCTCCAGGACGTGCTGCCGCGCGTCCTGGGCAAGGTGGCGCCCCGGACCCGCGCACCCTGGGTCGGCATCCTCTTCTCCACCGTGCTGGCCCTGGGCCTGCTCTGGTACGTGGCGCGGGAGTCGGACAGCCCGGTGGTCACCCAGCTCTCCGGCACCACGGCGCTGCTCCTGCTCGCCGTCTTCAGCGTGGTCAACATCGCCTGCCTGGTGCTGCGCCGGGACCCGGCCTCGGGGTTCTTCAAGTCGCCCGGCCTCACCCCGTTGCTGGGCGCGGCGCTCGCCCTGGTTCTGCTCGTGGTGCCCTGGAACGAGCGAGACCCGCTGCAGTACAAGATCATGCTGTGGCTGCTCGGCATCGGCGTGGTGCTGTGGGCGCTGACCTGGCTCACCAACCGGGGCGTGCGGGCCAAGAAGACCGGCTTCCGCGACATCGAGCACCTCGACCACGAGTGA
- the aroF gene encoding 3-deoxy-7-phosphoheptulonate synthase, whose product MVVVMSPEATAEDIARVVSRVEGVGGKAFVSTGVERAIIGLVGDLESFHHLNLRALGGVADVHRISDPYKLVSRQHHPQRSTVWVGPPEHQVPIGPDSFTFIAGPCAVETSEQTMAAARMAQSAGATLLRGGAYKPRTSPYAFQGLGEDGLKILSSVRAATGMPIVTEVVDARDVDVVAAHADMLQIGTRNMANFGLLQAVGTAGKPVLLKRGMTATIEEWLMAAEYIAQRGNLDIVLCERGIRTFEPSTRNTLDISAVPVVQATSHLPVIVDPSHAAGRKDLVVPLTRAAIGVGADGVIVDVHPNPETALCDGPQALLGSELRELAQAVRRMPPVVNRVDSSTRIRRA is encoded by the coding sequence ATGGTCGTCGTCATGTCCCCAGAGGCCACGGCGGAGGACATCGCCCGGGTGGTGTCCCGCGTCGAGGGGGTCGGCGGGAAGGCCTTCGTCTCCACCGGCGTGGAGCGAGCCATCATCGGCCTGGTCGGCGACCTGGAGTCCTTCCACCACCTGAACCTGCGCGCCCTGGGCGGCGTCGCGGACGTCCACCGGATCTCCGACCCGTACAAGCTGGTGAGCCGTCAGCACCACCCCCAGCGCTCCACGGTGTGGGTCGGCCCCCCGGAGCACCAGGTGCCCATCGGCCCGGACTCCTTCACCTTCATCGCCGGCCCGTGCGCGGTGGAGACCAGCGAGCAGACCATGGCCGCGGCCCGGATGGCGCAGTCCGCGGGAGCCACCCTGCTGCGCGGCGGTGCCTACAAGCCGCGCACCTCGCCGTACGCCTTCCAGGGCCTCGGCGAGGACGGCCTGAAGATCCTCAGCTCGGTCCGCGCCGCGACCGGGATGCCGATCGTCACCGAGGTGGTGGACGCCCGGGACGTGGACGTGGTGGCCGCACATGCCGACATGCTCCAGATCGGCACCCGCAACATGGCGAACTTCGGCCTGCTGCAGGCCGTCGGCACGGCCGGCAAGCCGGTGCTGCTCAAGCGTGGCATGACGGCCACCATCGAGGAGTGGCTGATGGCCGCGGAGTACATCGCCCAGCGCGGCAACCTGGACATCGTGCTCTGCGAGCGCGGCATCCGGACCTTCGAGCCGTCGACCCGCAACACCCTGGACATCTCGGCCGTCCCGGTGGTTCAGGCCACCAGCCACCTGCCGGTCATCGTCGACCCCTCGCACGCTGCCGGGCGCAAGGACCTCGTGGTGCCGCTGACCCGCGCAGCCATCGGGGTGGGCGCCGACGGCGTCATCGTCGACGTCCACCCGAACCCGGAGACCGCGTTGTGCGACGGACCCCAGGCACTGCTGGGCAGCGAGCTGCGCGAGCTGGCCCAGGCCGTGCGCCGGATGCCGCCGGTGGTCAACCGGGTGGACTCCAGCACCCGGATCAGACGCGCCTGA
- the glpK gene encoding glycerol kinase GlpK — protein MSVIAIDAGTTGVTAVVVSPQGTITARSYQEFTQHFPRPGWVEHAPEEIWQATLAATREVLAQVETGDITAIGITNQRETILLWDRETLGSPRRAIVWQDRRTAEVCTRMREAGHEKRVAQLTGLRLDPYFSGTKLAWLAEHEPHTWALVESGRYAVGTVDSYLIARMTRGTWHITDVSNASRTLLFDLEAGDWSSELCDLFGVPRDSLPDVVPSWGEVAVTDAASFCGLSVPVAGIAGDQQSALFGQTCFEEGDSKCTYGTGSFILTNTGTTVARSDAGLLSTAAWRSPDGVTTYALEGSIFVTGAAVQWLRDGLQIIGSAAETAGIAATVPDAGGVVFVPALTGLGAPHWDPHARGLIIGLTRGTTRAHLVRATLEAIAFEVRDVLETMPDLASLRVDGGAAANDLLCQIQADQVGVPVERPRVVETTALGAAFLAGLGTGVWDSVDDLRETWQLERNFEPRSDRQDSDRAYRRWQDAVERSKGWA, from the coding sequence ATGAGCGTCATCGCCATCGACGCCGGGACCACCGGCGTGACCGCCGTGGTGGTCAGCCCACAGGGGACCATCACCGCCCGCAGCTACCAGGAGTTCACCCAGCACTTCCCCCGCCCGGGATGGGTCGAGCACGCCCCGGAGGAGATCTGGCAGGCCACCCTGGCAGCGACCCGAGAGGTCCTCGCCCAGGTCGAGACCGGCGACATCACGGCGATCGGGATCACCAACCAGCGCGAGACGATCCTGCTGTGGGACCGCGAGACGCTGGGCTCCCCGCGCCGGGCGATCGTCTGGCAGGACCGTCGTACCGCGGAGGTGTGCACCCGGATGCGGGAGGCCGGTCACGAGAAGCGAGTGGCACAGCTGACCGGCCTGCGGCTGGACCCGTACTTCTCCGGCACCAAGCTGGCCTGGCTGGCCGAGCACGAGCCGCACACCTGGGCACTGGTGGAGTCCGGGCGCTACGCCGTGGGCACCGTCGACTCCTACCTCATCGCCCGGATGACTCGCGGCACCTGGCACATCACCGACGTCTCCAACGCCTCCCGCACCCTGCTGTTCGACCTCGAGGCCGGCGACTGGTCCTCGGAGCTGTGCGACCTGTTCGGGGTGCCTCGCGACTCCCTGCCCGACGTCGTGCCCAGCTGGGGCGAGGTCGCGGTCACCGACGCGGCCTCCTTCTGCGGTCTCTCGGTGCCCGTGGCCGGCATCGCCGGCGACCAGCAGTCGGCCCTGTTCGGGCAGACCTGCTTCGAGGAGGGGGACTCCAAGTGCACCTACGGCACCGGATCGTTCATCCTCACCAACACCGGCACCACCGTCGCCCGCTCCGACGCGGGGCTGCTCTCCACCGCCGCCTGGCGGAGCCCGGACGGAGTGACCACCTACGCACTCGAAGGGTCGATCTTCGTCACCGGTGCCGCGGTCCAGTGGCTGCGGGACGGGCTGCAGATCATCGGGTCCGCGGCGGAGACCGCCGGCATCGCGGCCACGGTGCCCGACGCCGGGGGTGTCGTCTTCGTGCCGGCGCTCACCGGTCTGGGCGCGCCGCACTGGGACCCGCACGCGCGCGGACTGATCATCGGGCTGACCCGAGGCACCACCCGCGCCCACCTGGTGCGCGCCACCCTGGAGGCCATCGCCTTCGAGGTGCGCGACGTCCTGGAGACGATGCCGGACCTGGCGTCGCTGCGCGTGGACGGCGGTGCCGCTGCCAACGACCTGCTCTGCCAGATCCAGGCCGACCAGGTGGGGGTCCCGGTGGAACGCCCGCGAGTCGTGGAGACCACCGCACTGGGGGCCGCGTTCCTGGCCGGGCTGGGCACGGGGGTCTGGGACTCGGTGGACGACCTGCGCGAGACCTGGCAGCTCGAGCGGAACTTCGAGCCCCGGTCCGATCGCCAGGACTCCGACCGTGCGTACCGACGCTGGCAGGACGCGGTCGAGCGGTCCAAGGGCTGGGCCTAG